In the Synechococcus sp. UW179A genome, one interval contains:
- a CDS encoding metallothionein, giving the protein MSTSTPTCACEPCDCSITADAAIEKDGKLFCSQPCADGHAGGDQCCTSCECC; this is encoded by the coding sequence ATGTCGACCTCAACCCCAACCTGCGCTTGTGAGCCCTGCGATTGCAGCATTACTGCTGATGCGGCTATCGAAAAAGACGGAAAGCTGTTCTGCTCTCAGCCTTGCGCTGATGGACATGCAGGTGGGGATCAATGCTGCACCAGCTGCGAGTGCTGTTAA